The following are from one region of the Variovorax sp. V213 genome:
- a CDS encoding TonB-dependent receptor, with product MSFCPCDLLARSLAVSALAFGLAVAAHAQPTPLDDGETLPAITVDARGRSEAAQQVPIPLTSIDGEALETQQSWRLEDLQQWLPSTSITFGDPRQSAIAVRGVGRNPSNDGLEGSTGIYLDNVYLGRAGMATFDLLDIERVDLLRGPQGTLFGKNTTAGVLALHTRAPSRETERSLQLSIGQRGLAQGQAIFSGALSEETAGRLLVYGTHERGSIENIYDGGSVNGGNRSGIRGQWLLRRGDAFSLRLIADAHRERSTYGTRVIYSLGSGPAAARARAGGATGIVTDPRRYAVNTDGVERVDLDQGGVSAEAIWKLGSGATVTSITAGRSWRFVPTANDNLNIPVLIDGGSRVRQQQFSQELRYAGPTGGVVDYVVGAFYMRQRMRNEIFTVFGPRADIVLQGTSLPVLANASTVSFGALDTESFALFSQATWHATSWLDLTAGLRITQERKDGRTHRGDSTGGAAATAFLRNRPIVLGAYDTGPLAIRKTSPSALLGASYRLDDDAIGYASFSHGERSGGINLAGPGAAPGPLGASSLIIGPERVDSLDVGVKSSLWNDRLTLNLNAFLAGVRGYQTSMFVPAGAGAGNYVEILTNAGDLRSRGLELDATARPARGLTVWANAAFNDARYRRYEDAPCPSERAFVPQGRCSLTGRQVAGTPRWTFNVGAEYRRSVSPATQHFVSAAYAWRSAQDGTLDGSVHSRIPAYGLLNLATGWKVARGNEIWSISLWLRNALDKKYFPTVAATANGAYVASVGTPRTLGLTVRLDY from the coding sequence ATGTCCTTCTGCCCATGCGATCTCCTCGCCCGTTCCCTGGCTGTCAGCGCTCTCGCCTTCGGGCTCGCCGTGGCGGCCCATGCACAGCCGACGCCTTTGGACGATGGCGAAACGCTCCCCGCCATCACCGTGGATGCCAGGGGCCGTTCGGAAGCCGCCCAGCAAGTTCCGATCCCGCTGACCTCGATCGATGGCGAGGCCCTCGAGACGCAGCAAAGCTGGCGGCTCGAAGACCTGCAGCAATGGTTGCCGAGTACCAGCATCACCTTCGGCGATCCGCGGCAATCGGCCATCGCGGTGCGCGGCGTCGGCAGGAATCCATCGAACGACGGCCTCGAGGGCAGCACGGGCATCTACCTCGACAACGTCTACCTGGGCCGCGCGGGCATGGCGACATTCGACCTGCTCGACATCGAGCGCGTGGACCTGCTGCGCGGGCCACAAGGCACGCTTTTCGGCAAGAACACGACCGCCGGCGTGCTGGCGTTGCACACGCGTGCGCCGAGCCGCGAGACCGAGCGCAGCCTGCAACTCTCGATCGGGCAGCGCGGCCTTGCGCAGGGGCAAGCCATCTTCTCGGGCGCCTTGTCGGAAGAGACGGCGGGCCGGCTGCTGGTGTACGGCACCCATGAACGCGGCAGCATCGAGAACATCTACGATGGCGGCAGCGTCAACGGAGGCAATCGATCCGGCATTCGCGGCCAATGGCTGCTGCGCCGTGGCGACGCCTTCAGCCTGCGCCTGATCGCCGATGCGCACCGCGAGCGCTCCACCTACGGCACCCGCGTCATCTACTCGCTGGGAAGCGGACCGGCGGCGGCCCGCGCACGGGCCGGCGGCGCCACCGGCATCGTCACCGACCCGCGGCGCTATGCGGTCAATACCGACGGCGTGGAGCGCGTCGATCTCGACCAGGGTGGCGTGTCGGCCGAAGCGATCTGGAAGCTCGGGTCCGGCGCCACCGTCACGTCCATCACCGCCGGCCGCTCATGGAGGTTCGTGCCGACGGCCAACGACAACCTCAATATCCCCGTGCTGATCGACGGCGGCTCCCGCGTGCGCCAGCAGCAGTTCTCGCAGGAGCTGCGCTACGCGGGGCCCACCGGCGGCGTGGTCGACTATGTGGTGGGCGCGTTCTACATGCGCCAGCGCATGCGCAACGAGATATTCACCGTGTTCGGTCCGCGGGCGGACATCGTTCTGCAGGGAACGTCCTTGCCGGTGCTCGCCAACGCGAGCACCGTGAGCTTCGGCGCGCTCGACACGGAGAGCTTCGCGCTCTTCTCCCAGGCCACGTGGCACGCCACGTCCTGGCTCGACCTCACGGCCGGCCTGCGCATCACGCAGGAGCGCAAGGACGGGCGCACCCATCGCGGCGACTCGACCGGTGGTGCCGCTGCCACCGCGTTCCTGCGCAATCGTCCGATCGTGCTTGGTGCCTACGACACAGGCCCGCTGGCCATCCGAAAGACCAGCCCGTCGGCGCTCCTGGGTGCGAGCTACCGGCTGGATGACGACGCGATCGGCTACGCGAGCTTTTCGCACGGCGAGCGGTCGGGCGGGATCAATCTGGCGGGGCCGGGTGCCGCTCCCGGCCCGCTCGGCGCCTCGTCGCTGATCATCGGGCCCGAACGTGTCGACAGCCTGGACGTCGGCGTCAAGAGCAGCCTGTGGAATGATCGCCTGACACTCAACCTGAACGCCTTCTTGGCAGGCGTGCGCGGCTACCAGACGTCGATGTTCGTGCCCGCCGGCGCAGGCGCGGGCAACTACGTCGAGATCCTCACGAACGCGGGCGATCTCCGTAGCCGGGGACTGGAGCTGGATGCCACTGCGCGACCGGCGCGCGGGCTGACCGTGTGGGCCAACGCCGCCTTCAACGATGCACGCTATCGACGCTATGAGGACGCGCCTTGTCCGTCAGAACGCGCGTTCGTGCCGCAGGGGCGCTGCAGCCTGACCGGACGGCAGGTTGCCGGGACGCCGCGCTGGACATTCAACGTGGGCGCCGAATACCGCAGGTCCGTGAGCCCCGCCACCCAGCACTTCGTTTCAGCGGCGTACGCGTGGCGGTCCGCACAGGACGGCACGCTCGACGGGTCGGTCCACTCGCGCATCCCAGCCTATGGCCTGCTGAACCTCGCCACCGGTTGGAAGGTCGCACGGGGCAATGAAATCTGGAGCATTTCGCTCTGGTTGCGCAACGCGCTCGACAAGAAGTATTTCCCGACCGTGGCCGCCACCGCGAACGGTGCCTACGTGGCATCGGTCGGGACGCCGCGCACCCTGGGACTGACAGTCCGGCTGGACTACTGA